The Deltaproteobacteria bacterium genomic sequence AGATCGGTCACGTCTTGGGCTTGCGCCACAATTTTGCCGCCAGTCTCGATAGTCAGATTGCGTTAGCGGAAGACGATGCCGACTTCACAGCGTGGCTCGCGGGCACGCGAGCGACCGATGCCGCGCAGCCGTCGTCGTCCATTATGGAGTATCTCTCATTGCGCGACACCGTGCGGATGACAGCGCCTGGAGTGTATGACTGGCTCGCCGTGGCGAATCTTTATGATCGTCCGCTGCCGCAGCCGGAATGGGCGGATGTGCCATTTCACTTTTGTACCGATGACGATGCTTTTACCGATACAACAGATTGCCAAAAATTTGATGGCGGTCGAGACACGGTGCAATGGTGGGGACGAGAAGTCGATCGGTACGCCACGATCCTGAGTCAACGACTCGCCGACGTGGCCATGTCGGAGCCGTCGTTTTTGGATCGCCCCACCAAAAATCCGCCGCTCCAAAATGCGGCATGGAGAATTCAGCAGGCGCTTGCTGCGTTGCTCGAATACGCCCAAGGAAAAGGTTGGGCAGTGAACAACCGGCTGCCGTTCGAAGCGGCGGAACAAGCCACTGCTGTGTTAAAGCGCGTGGTTCCACGCAGCACGCCGGATTTAAAATCCTCGCTCGCCAACCATCCGCTCGTCGCCGAACCGCTGCGCTCCCAGGTCCTCGCGTGGGAAGCGGCGCAGCGCGGCACCGATACCGACGCCCGCCTCGCCACCCAGCGCCTCAAGAATATTCGGATCGTGTTGGATACGTGTTACTCAGAAGAGGTATTGCAATTTGTGGGAAATACAACCGCGGCTGAATAAACCACCGATGATTCGTGGCGATCTCGCAGCGGGTTATCGAGTGCTGGACGCGCTTGGCGTCAGCTTTTCCCGCAGGTCTGCGAGTTCGCGTTCGATCAGGCGTTCCGAGGCGCCGTCGGCTTGGAGTTGTGCCTCGCGGCGCCGCAGCAGTTCGCCGAGCAGTTCGCGCTCCTGCAGTAGTGTGCTCACCAAGTGTCGTTCGCTGTGCGACAATGCCGCGGCGTGGAGTCGAAATTCTTCGAAGGCCTCCCACGTCAGCGGACAGCGGGTGCGTACGAATTCGGCCATGGCCTCCGCAAAGACGCGAATTTCGCGCTGCGCGTGGGCGTCGAGGCGTAGTTGCAAGAAGTGCAATAAATTGTGCAAATCGATCTTCCAATACCATTCGGTGTAGAGCGAGAGCGGTAAATTCACCCGCGCGATCTCGCGCGCCACGCCCGCATCCAGTGCCGTCTGATAGCTTCGATACAAATGCCGTTGGTCGTCGCGAAATTGCGCGGCGATGGCAGCGGCGTGTTCTGTGTCGATCGGTGTATCGGTTGAGCCTTGTCGATTCGTCGTCGATTGAGTGCGCAGATCGTCCGCACGCGGTTCCCAAAAGACGTCTT encodes the following:
- a CDS encoding FAD-dependent thymidylate synthase, whose product is MSQDLPTAEPQTTTLADDASVRRCLDHGFVRLVDVMGDDHSIVQAARVSYGTGTKTVRADRGLIRYLMQHQHTTPFEMVEFKFHCRMPIFVARQWIRHRTANVNEISGRYSIMEDVFWEPRADDLRTQSTTNRQGSTDTPIDTEHAAAIAAQFRDDQRHLYRSYQTALDAGVAREIARVNLPLSLYTEWYWKIDLHNLLHFLQLRLDAHAQREIRVFAEAMAEFVRTRCPLTWEAFEEFRLHAAALSHSERHLVSTLLQERELLGELLRRREAQLQADGASERLIERELADLREKLTPSASSTR